From Lemur catta isolate mLemCat1 chromosome 19, mLemCat1.pri, whole genome shotgun sequence, a single genomic window includes:
- the LOC123624540 gene encoding cytochrome c oxidase assembly protein COX18, mitochondrial isoform X3: MLNRLGGRWLRALPTLQLTARGLPPVPGPPSGAKPPALPVWAVASVSSAGAGGWYEALAASAPVRGAEDVLLAAHAATGLPWWGSILVTTVALRGAVTLPLAAYQHYILAKVENLQPEIKNIARHLNQEVAVRANQLGWSKRVARLTYLKTMRRFVSELYIRDNCHPFKATVLVWIQLPMWIFMSVALRNFSTGATNSEDFCSTKNWNVSFSDVYYILCPCGIVVDDSNCRNSTFINCSLLVMLQPHGPFTEPAAAFSWISPTLQNTVDQVRFKNSL, translated from the exons ATGCTGAACCGGCTTGGCGGCCGGTGGCTGCGGGCGCTGCCTACCCTGCAGCTTACGGCTCGGGGCCTGCCGCCGGTGCCGGGCCCGCCGAGTGGTGCCAAGCCCCCTGCTCTCCCAGTGTGGGCGGTGGCATCAGTCTCTTCAGCTGGCGCGGGCGGCTGGTACGAGGCCCTGGCCGCTTCGGCGCCGGTGCGGGGTGCCGAGGACGTGCTGCTTGCGGCGCACGCCGCCACGGGCCTGCCATGGTGGGGCAGCATCCTGGTCACCACCGTGGCCTTGCGTGGCGCCGTCACGCTGCCCTTGGCGGCCTACCAGCACTACATCCTGGCCAAG GTGGAAAATTTGCAGCCAGAGATTAAAAACATTGCCAGGCATCTTAACCAAGAAGTTGCAGTTCGTGCAAATCAGTTGGGATGGTCCAAAAGAGTTGCCAG GCTCACTTATCTAAAGACTATGAGGAGGTTTGTTTCAGAGCTGTATATTCGGGATAACTGCCACCCTTTCAAAGCCACCGTGTTGGTCTGGATTCAGCTTCCAATGTGGATCTTCATGTCTGTTGCTCTCCGGAATTTTAGCACAGGGGCAACAAATTCAGAAG ATTTTTGCTCTACAAAAAATTGGAATGTCTCGTTTTCAGACGTATATTACATACTTTGTCCGTGTGGTATCGTTGTTGATGATTCCAATTGCCGCAACAGTACCTTCA TCAATTGCTCTCTACTGGTTATGCTCCAGCCTCATGGGCCTTTCACAGAACCTGCTGCTGCGTTCTCCTGGATTTCGCCAACTTTGCAGAATACCGTTGACCAAGTCAGATTCAAAAACTCCTTATAA
- the LOC123624540 gene encoding cytochrome c oxidase assembly protein COX18, mitochondrial isoform X2 yields MLNRLGGRWLRALPTLQLTARGLPPVPGPPSGAKPPALPVWAVASVSSAGAGGWYEALAASAPVRGAEDVLLAAHAATGLPWWGSILVTTVALRGAVTLPLAAYQHYILAKVENLQPEIKNIARHLNQEVAVRANQLGWSKRVARLTYLKTMRRFVSELYIRDNCHPFKATVLVWIQLPMWIFMSVALRNFSTGATNSEGFSVQEQLATGGVLWFPDLTALDSTWILPVSVGVVNLLIVEIFALQKIGMSRFQTYITYFVRVVSLLMIPIAATVPSSIALYWLCSSLMGLSQNLLLRSPGFRQLCRIPLTKSDSKTPYKDLVAAFHTKFISRK; encoded by the exons ATGCTGAACCGGCTTGGCGGCCGGTGGCTGCGGGCGCTGCCTACCCTGCAGCTTACGGCTCGGGGCCTGCCGCCGGTGCCGGGCCCGCCGAGTGGTGCCAAGCCCCCTGCTCTCCCAGTGTGGGCGGTGGCATCAGTCTCTTCAGCTGGCGCGGGCGGCTGGTACGAGGCCCTGGCCGCTTCGGCGCCGGTGCGGGGTGCCGAGGACGTGCTGCTTGCGGCGCACGCCGCCACGGGCCTGCCATGGTGGGGCAGCATCCTGGTCACCACCGTGGCCTTGCGTGGCGCCGTCACGCTGCCCTTGGCGGCCTACCAGCACTACATCCTGGCCAAG GTGGAAAATTTGCAGCCAGAGATTAAAAACATTGCCAGGCATCTTAACCAAGAAGTTGCAGTTCGTGCAAATCAGTTGGGATGGTCCAAAAGAGTTGCCAG GCTCACTTATCTAAAGACTATGAGGAGGTTTGTTTCAGAGCTGTATATTCGGGATAACTGCCACCCTTTCAAAGCCACCGTGTTGGTCTGGATTCAGCTTCCAATGTGGATCTTCATGTCTGTTGCTCTCCGGAATTTTAGCACAGGGGCAACAAATTCAGAAG GTTTTTCTGTTCAGGAGCAGTTAGCTACTGGCGGGGTCCTGTGGTTTCCTGACCTTACTGCTCTCGATTCCACTTGGATTCTGCCTGTCTCTGTTGGTGTCGTCAACTTATTAATAGTGGAG ATTTTTGCTCTACAAAAAATTGGAATGTCTCGTTTTCAGACGTATATTACATACTTTGTCCGTGTGGTATCGTTGTTGATGATTCCAATTGCCGCAACAGTACCTTCA TCAATTGCTCTCTACTGGTTATGCTCCAGCCTCATGGGCCTTTCACAGAACCTGCTGCTGCGTTCTCCTGGATTTCGCCAACTTTGCAGAATACCGTTGACCAAGTCAGATTCAAAAACTCCTTATAAAGATCTAGTTGCTGCTTTTCATACCAAGTTCATTTcaagaaaatga
- the LOC123624540 gene encoding cytochrome c oxidase assembly protein COX18, mitochondrial isoform X1, which yields MLNRLGGRWLRALPTLQLTARGLPPVPGPPSGAKPPALPVWAVASVSSAGAGGWYEALAASAPVRGAEDVLLAAHAATGLPWWGSILVTTVALRGAVTLPLAAYQHYILAKVENLQPEIKNIARHLNQEVAVRANQLGWSKRVARLTYLKTMRRFVSELYIRDNCHPFKATVLVWIQLPMWIFMSVALRNFSTGATNSEAGFSVQEQLATGGVLWFPDLTALDSTWILPVSVGVVNLLIVEIFALQKIGMSRFQTYITYFVRVVSLLMIPIAATVPSSIALYWLCSSLMGLSQNLLLRSPGFRQLCRIPLTKSDSKTPYKDLVAAFHTKFISRK from the exons ATGCTGAACCGGCTTGGCGGCCGGTGGCTGCGGGCGCTGCCTACCCTGCAGCTTACGGCTCGGGGCCTGCCGCCGGTGCCGGGCCCGCCGAGTGGTGCCAAGCCCCCTGCTCTCCCAGTGTGGGCGGTGGCATCAGTCTCTTCAGCTGGCGCGGGCGGCTGGTACGAGGCCCTGGCCGCTTCGGCGCCGGTGCGGGGTGCCGAGGACGTGCTGCTTGCGGCGCACGCCGCCACGGGCCTGCCATGGTGGGGCAGCATCCTGGTCACCACCGTGGCCTTGCGTGGCGCCGTCACGCTGCCCTTGGCGGCCTACCAGCACTACATCCTGGCCAAG GTGGAAAATTTGCAGCCAGAGATTAAAAACATTGCCAGGCATCTTAACCAAGAAGTTGCAGTTCGTGCAAATCAGTTGGGATGGTCCAAAAGAGTTGCCAG GCTCACTTATCTAAAGACTATGAGGAGGTTTGTTTCAGAGCTGTATATTCGGGATAACTGCCACCCTTTCAAAGCCACCGTGTTGGTCTGGATTCAGCTTCCAATGTGGATCTTCATGTCTGTTGCTCTCCGGAATTTTAGCACAGGGGCAACAAATTCAGAAG CAGGTTTTTCTGTTCAGGAGCAGTTAGCTACTGGCGGGGTCCTGTGGTTTCCTGACCTTACTGCTCTCGATTCCACTTGGATTCTGCCTGTCTCTGTTGGTGTCGTCAACTTATTAATAGTGGAG ATTTTTGCTCTACAAAAAATTGGAATGTCTCGTTTTCAGACGTATATTACATACTTTGTCCGTGTGGTATCGTTGTTGATGATTCCAATTGCCGCAACAGTACCTTCA TCAATTGCTCTCTACTGGTTATGCTCCAGCCTCATGGGCCTTTCACAGAACCTGCTGCTGCGTTCTCCTGGATTTCGCCAACTTTGCAGAATACCGTTGACCAAGTCAGATTCAAAAACTCCTTATAAAGATCTAGTTGCTGCTTTTCATACCAAGTTCATTTcaagaaaatga